In [Leptolyngbya] sp. PCC 7376, a genomic segment contains:
- a CDS encoding iron-sulfur cluster assembly accessory protein gives MTQATTTPGIQLTDTALQHVLALREQQGKDLWLRVGVRQGGCSGMSYMMDFDSPESVNEHDDVFDYADGFKIICDKKSLLYLYGMVLDYSTAMIGGGFQFTNPNANQTCGCGKSFGV, from the coding sequence ATGACTCAAGCGACTACTACTCCCGGCATTCAACTGACTGACACTGCCTTACAACACGTCTTAGCACTGCGTGAACAACAAGGCAAAGATCTCTGGCTCCGTGTCGGTGTACGTCAAGGCGGCTGCTCTGGCATGTCCTATATGATGGATTTTGACTCTCCTGAGAGTGTTAATGAGCATGATGATGTGTTTGACTATGCCGATGGTTTTAAGATCATCTGCGATAAGAAAAGCCTGCTCTATCTCTATGGCATGGTGCTCGACTACAGCACAGCGATGATTGGTGGTGGTTTTCAATTCACAAACCCTAATGCAAACCAAACCTGTGGTTGCGGTAAATCCTTTGGGGTTTAA
- a CDS encoding photosystem II reaction center protein J, with protein MSEGGRIPLWIVAVVAGMGVIAVVGIFFYGAYAGVGSAV; from the coding sequence ATGTCTGAAGGCGGAAGAATTCCCCTGTGGATCGTTGCAGTTGTTGCTGGTATGGGCGTTATCGCTGTTGTCGGTATCTTTTTCTACGGCGCTTACGCTGGTGTTGGATCAGCAGTCTAG
- a CDS encoding IS982 family transposase, giving the protein MTSLEALFCHVDDFCQVFEPLWHQALLSSGKKYRRRQRSLSLSEVMTILIAFHQSHYRNFKHFYLIKVKCDWQQEFPLAVSYQRFVTWIPSSLIPLCTYLRRCFGQCTGISFIDATSIKVCHNRRISQHRVFEGCAARGKTSVGWFFGFKLHLVINERGELLNVQVTPGNTDDRQPVVELWQDLWGKVFADKGYVSQSLAQHLQEEHEVTLMAKPRRNMKHHLMVYQDKLFARKRALIETVIDQLKNISQIEHSRHRSPTNFCVNLLCGLIAYCHQPKKPSLQLD; this is encoded by the coding sequence ATGACCAGTCTAGAGGCTCTGTTTTGCCATGTTGATGATTTCTGCCAAGTCTTTGAACCCTTATGGCATCAAGCGTTACTCAGCTCTGGCAAAAAATACCGTCGCCGTCAGAGAAGCCTCAGTCTGAGTGAGGTGATGACTATTCTCATTGCTTTCCATCAATCTCACTATCGAAATTTCAAGCATTTCTATCTCATCAAGGTGAAATGCGATTGGCAACAAGAGTTTCCTCTAGCTGTGAGCTATCAACGCTTTGTGACATGGATACCTTCGAGCTTGATTCCTCTCTGTACATATCTGCGACGATGCTTCGGACAATGCACTGGTATTAGCTTCATTGATGCCACCAGCATCAAGGTTTGCCATAATCGCCGTATCTCTCAACACCGTGTTTTTGAAGGTTGCGCGGCAAGGGGCAAGACTTCGGTGGGATGGTTCTTCGGCTTCAAACTACACCTGGTCATCAATGAGCGAGGAGAATTACTCAACGTCCAAGTGACGCCCGGAAATACCGATGACCGCCAACCTGTAGTGGAGTTATGGCAAGACTTATGGGGTAAAGTCTTTGCCGATAAAGGCTATGTCTCACAATCTTTAGCCCAGCATCTTCAAGAGGAACATGAGGTGACCCTAATGGCTAAACCTCGTCGAAATATGAAGCATCATTTGATGGTTTATCAAGATAAACTTTTTGCTCGTAAGCGGGCTTTGATTGAGACAGTTATTGACCAACTGAAGAACATCTCACAGATTGAACATTCCCGACATCGCAGTCCCACAAACTTTTGTGTGAACTTGCTGTGTGGGCTGATTGCTTACTGCCATCAACCCAAAAAACCTTCTTTACAGCTTGATTAG
- a CDS encoding ShlB/FhaC/HecB family hemolysin secretion/activation protein produces MVLSYRHFHDLAPYKRGVFSLLIICGGLILGQTVLAQTNLNEQERLPEPELRESLPPLDELLPELDTPSSSPDTDAFDVPETIVVQKFRVVGSTVFESEEFDELLAEFTGEPISFAQLLQAQEAITQKYVEAGYITSGAYIPPQTLENDVVEIQVIEGSVEEINISGLQRLRPGYVRNRLAIAAKTPVNRDRLLEDLQVLQLDPLIQNLSVELAAGIRPGSSILDVTVVEADAFNAIARIDNQRSPSVGSVRRQVGFTHRNLLGFGDRLNFSYINTEGSDSLDNLGYTFPINARNGTLGFRHSRTDSSIIEDPFTLIDIVSESQLYEVSFRQPVRQTPTEEIALGLNFTHQNSQTFILGDIGFPLSNGANDDGITKVSALRFVQEYTKRNDRQVFALRSQFNVGVDVFNATINSGNEPDSQFLSWRGQSQYLRLLAPDTTLLVRGDVQFAGEPLVPLEQFSIGGAASVRGYRQDALLADNGVFASVELRKAIATIPNWDTTLELTPFLDFGSVWNHDDNEATVTTNQLWSVGVGLRLLVGDDLNARIDWGIPLNDLETTGNTLQEDGVYFSVEYNFL; encoded by the coding sequence ATGGTTCTTTCCTATCGACATTTCCATGATCTTGCCCCCTATAAGCGCGGCGTTTTTTCTCTCCTAATCATTTGTGGAGGGCTGATACTAGGACAAACAGTCCTAGCACAAACCAACTTAAATGAACAGGAAAGGCTGCCAGAACCGGAGTTAAGAGAGTCACTCCCTCCCTTAGATGAACTTTTACCTGAGCTAGATACGCCAAGTAGCTCGCCAGACACAGATGCTTTTGATGTCCCAGAAACAATTGTTGTACAAAAATTTCGCGTTGTTGGCAGCACAGTCTTTGAGTCAGAAGAATTTGATGAACTCTTAGCTGAATTTACAGGCGAGCCGATTTCATTTGCGCAGTTACTTCAAGCGCAAGAAGCAATCACTCAAAAATATGTTGAAGCTGGCTACATCACCTCTGGGGCTTACATCCCACCACAAACTTTGGAGAATGATGTTGTAGAGATTCAGGTTATCGAAGGATCAGTCGAAGAAATTAACATCAGTGGTTTGCAACGGTTGCGTCCTGGTTATGTGCGTAATCGTTTGGCGATCGCCGCCAAGACACCCGTTAATCGCGATCGCCTTTTAGAGGATTTACAGGTTTTACAGCTTGATCCGTTAATTCAGAATTTATCAGTTGAGCTGGCCGCTGGGATTCGTCCAGGGTCTAGTATTTTAGATGTGACCGTTGTTGAGGCGGATGCTTTCAATGCGATCGCCCGTATCGATAACCAACGATCACCAAGTGTTGGTTCCGTTCGTCGTCAAGTCGGCTTTACCCACCGCAATTTACTCGGATTTGGTGATCGCCTCAATTTTTCCTACATCAACACAGAAGGCAGCGATTCTCTAGATAACCTCGGTTATACCTTTCCAATCAATGCCCGCAATGGCACCCTCGGCTTCCGCCATAGCCGCACCGACAGCAGCATTATCGAAGATCCCTTTACTCTGATTGATATCGTCTCTGAATCGCAACTCTACGAAGTAAGCTTTCGTCAGCCAGTCCGGCAAACCCCAACGGAAGAAATTGCCCTAGGGTTAAATTTCACCCACCAAAATTCTCAGACTTTTATTTTGGGTGATATTGGTTTCCCATTGTCTAACGGCGCAAATGACGATGGCATCACAAAAGTATCAGCCCTACGTTTCGTACAGGAATATACCAAGCGTAATGACCGACAAGTTTTTGCGCTGCGTTCTCAATTCAATGTAGGTGTTGATGTTTTTAACGCAACGATCAATAGTGGCAACGAGCCTGATAGTCAGTTTTTATCTTGGCGGGGTCAAAGCCAGTATTTACGTTTGCTAGCGCCGGATACGACTTTATTGGTGCGAGGTGATGTCCAATTTGCAGGGGAGCCTCTAGTTCCTTTAGAGCAATTTAGTATTGGTGGGGCAGCCAGTGTGCGGGGCTATAGACAGGATGCCCTCCTCGCTGACAATGGCGTGTTTGCCTCTGTGGAACTCCGTAAGGCGATCGCCACCATCCCCAACTGGGATACGACCCTTGAACTGACACCTTTCCTTGATTTTGGCTCCGTCTGGAATCACGACGACAATGAAGCTACGGTAACAACCAATCAGCTCTGGTCAGTAGGTGTCGGCTTACGGCTCCTCGTTGGGGATGACCTCAATGCCCGCATCGATTGGGGTATTCCATTAAACGACCTCGAGACGACGGGCAATACTCTCCAAGAAGACGGCGTATACTTTTCTGTCGAATACAATTTCCTATAA
- a CDS encoding rubredoxin, translating into MSDRPIEKTLAELAPASYECPSCGYIYNPTQGESRTKTEPGTAFEDLPLIWNCPVCSVDKSQFRNIGAADAPSGFEENLKYGFGFNTMSSNQKNLIIFGTLGLFILFFLSLYGLD; encoded by the coding sequence ATGAGCGATCGCCCGATAGAAAAGACATTAGCTGAACTCGCCCCCGCCAGCTACGAATGCCCCAGTTGCGGTTACATTTATAACCCTACCCAGGGCGAAAGCCGGACGAAAACCGAGCCAGGCACGGCATTTGAAGACTTGCCTCTCATCTGGAATTGTCCCGTATGTAGCGTCGATAAAAGCCAGTTCCGCAACATTGGTGCTGCGGATGCCCCATCAGGTTTTGAAGAAAATCTTAAATATGGCTTCGGCTTCAATACCATGAGCTCAAACCAAAAAAATCTCATAATCTTTGGAACATTAGGGCTATTTATTCTCTTTTTCCTCAGTTTGTACGGCTTGGATTAA
- a CDS encoding precorrin-8X methylmutase: MEWHITDAQSLSIIDQEVGEHSFSPAEYEIVRRVIYETADFDYRNLIRFSDRALQAGAAALAARSTIVVDVPMVQVGVVSNLQKTFANPVYCSSETLTRPQKGKTRTAWGIETLAKRYPEAIFVVGQSQTSLSSLVSLINAEEIRPALVIITPANFLTGDEFRLQLHDSSIPYIYINGRKGSCVVAVAITNALIDLSWQAYGQDMTATP, translated from the coding sequence ATGGAATGGCACATCACAGACGCCCAAAGCTTATCCATTATTGACCAAGAGGTCGGAGAACATTCCTTTTCCCCTGCAGAATACGAAATTGTGCGTCGTGTGATTTACGAAACTGCTGATTTTGACTATCGCAATCTGATTCGTTTTTCCGATCGCGCTCTTCAGGCTGGAGCCGCTGCCCTTGCTGCCCGCAGCACTATTGTTGTCGATGTACCGATGGTACAAGTTGGCGTTGTTAGTAATTTACAAAAGACTTTTGCAAACCCCGTTTATTGCAGCTCCGAAACGTTAACTCGCCCTCAAAAAGGAAAAACGAGAACAGCATGGGGCATTGAAACCCTTGCAAAGCGCTACCCTGAAGCTATTTTTGTCGTTGGGCAATCCCAAACTTCTCTATCAAGCCTCGTTTCTTTGATCAATGCAGAGGAAATTCGGCCTGCTTTGGTGATTATTACTCCTGCAAATTTCTTGACTGGGGATGAGTTTCGTTTGCAACTTCATGATTCCTCAATTCCCTACATCTATATCAATGGTCGCAAAGGGAGTTGTGTTGTTGCTGTGGCGATTACAAACGCTTTAATTGATTTGTCTTGGCAAGCCTATGGACAAGACATGACAGCAACGCCATAA
- the psbF gene encoding cytochrome b559 subunit beta, which produces MTTGPNNQPISYPIFTVRWLAVHTLAVPSTFFVGAIAAMQFIQR; this is translated from the coding sequence ATGACAACCGGCCCAAATAATCAACCTATTTCCTACCCCATTTTTACTGTCCGTTGGTTGGCAGTTCACACCCTCGCTGTTCCTTCGACTTTCTTCGTCGGAGCGATCGCCGCTATGCAGTTCATTCAACGATAG
- the psbE gene encoding cytochrome b559 subunit alpha: MAGTTGERPFSDIVTSIRYWVIHSITIPMLFIAGWLFVSTGLAYDAFGTPRPDQYFTDSRQEIPIVTDRYDAVNEISDFNK, translated from the coding sequence ATGGCAGGTACTACCGGAGAACGCCCGTTTTCTGACATCGTCACCAGTATTCGTTACTGGGTAATTCACAGTATTACAATCCCAATGTTGTTCATTGCAGGTTGGTTATTTGTAAGTACTGGCTTGGCTTACGATGCTTTTGGCACACCCCGTCCTGACCAATATTTCACGGACAGTCGCCAAGAAATTCCGATCGTCACTGATCGCTACGATGCGGTTAACGAAATTTCTGATTTTAATAAGTAA
- a CDS encoding transposase codes for MARELFTVRTKPHQVLILDNATFHKGGRIADILAQAKFELWYLPPYLT; via the coding sequence GTGGCTAGAGAATTGTTTACTGTCAGAACAAAACCTCATCAGGTCTTAATTTTGGATAATGCTACTTTTCATAAGGGGGGAAGAATCGCAGACATTCTGGCACAGGCGAAGTTTGAGCTATGGTATCTACCTCCTTATTTAACGTGA
- a CDS encoding M48 family metallopeptidase, with product MTGTKYYFVGLNADQFRHPLDREATNNLRQLPGLDLLIRSVLGSTAEQVFQFNNLASSILVGDRQLPHLHNLLKEACDILDLEAPDLYIQQNPVPNAYTFAMRGEKPFMVIHTSLVEMLDDKEIQAVMAHELGHLKCEHGVYLTMANLLVLATNALPIWGTLAAQSMQEQMMSWLRCAELSCDRAAFLVSQDPRIIMSVLMKLAGGSPSLAPLLNLDAFMEQAKTYETLSHSQLGKLLQENQSAQLTHPVPVIRAQAIREWSGSQEYSNLLLMKDSGYSSKGLPKGGWRNW from the coding sequence ATGACTGGGACAAAGTACTATTTTGTCGGTTTAAATGCAGATCAGTTTCGTCATCCCCTTGACCGTGAAGCGACGAATAATTTGCGGCAATTGCCGGGGTTAGATCTGTTAATCCGTTCGGTGCTGGGTTCTACTGCTGAACAGGTGTTCCAGTTTAATAATCTTGCGTCGAGTATTCTGGTGGGCGATCGCCAACTGCCTCACCTCCATAATCTTCTAAAAGAAGCCTGCGACATTCTAGATCTTGAGGCACCAGACTTATATATCCAGCAAAATCCTGTTCCCAATGCTTACACCTTTGCGATGCGTGGAGAAAAGCCATTTATGGTGATTCACACTTCCTTGGTGGAGATGTTGGATGACAAAGAAATTCAGGCGGTAATGGCGCATGAGTTAGGTCATCTCAAATGCGAGCACGGCGTGTATCTAACCATGGCAAATTTGTTGGTTTTAGCAACGAATGCTCTTCCCATTTGGGGAACTCTGGCAGCGCAATCCATGCAAGAACAAATGATGTCTTGGCTGCGTTGCGCTGAATTGAGTTGCGATCGCGCGGCATTTCTAGTGAGTCAAGATCCGAGAATCATTATGTCAGTATTGATGAAGTTGGCGGGCGGTTCGCCGAGTCTTGCACCATTACTCAATCTCGATGCGTTTATGGAGCAGGCAAAAACTTATGAAACCCTGAGTCACAGTCAACTGGGTAAATTATTGCAAGAAAATCAGAGTGCTCAGCTGACTCACCCAGTTCCGGTAATTCGCGCTCAAGCAATTCGGGAGTGGTCTGGTTCCCAAGAATATTCCAACTTGCTTCTGATGAAGGATTCAGGTTATAGTAGCAAAGGTTTACCCAAGGGCGGATGGCGGAATTGGTAG
- a CDS encoding photosystem II reaction center protein L translates to MERKQNPNRQPVELNRTSLYLGLLLIAVLGILFSSYFFN, encoded by the coding sequence ATGGAAAGAAAGCAAAATCCCAACCGACAGCCCGTTGAGCTAAACCGTACTTCTTTGTACTTAGGTCTACTCCTCATCGCTGTACTCGGTATCCTTTTCTCGAGTTACTTCTTTAACTAA
- a CDS encoding sodium:proton antiporter produces MADSFNLTLQIIIAVFAGISAQVLGEFLKVPGIVLLLIFGITLGVDGFAVLHPSEFGAGLEVLVSLAVAIILFEGGLNLRLKELSEVSGSLRNLVTFGTLITLAGGGIAAHYLAEFPWAIAFLYAALVVVTGPTVVGPLLKQVAVEKKVATLLEGEGVLIDPVGAILAVVVLDTILNVDAGLLEIASGLMVRLGIGTLIGAIGGWLLGQFIRLTTFLSEDLKNLLVLASTWGLFGFAQYISRESGLMAVVVAGIVLRTLSLPEERLLLRFKGQLTILCVSVLFILLAADLSLASIVALGWGSFLAVAALMFVVRPISVALCTANSDLNWRQKFFVAWVAPRGIVSASIASLFAIILTEQGFNGGASIKALVFLTILMTVFIQGLTAKWMARQLQITSSSAKGAVIVGSNPLSRVVARIFQDQGESVVIVDTDAKACEEAKAQKLEVYQSSALNAEVLEEIGISSMGTFLSLTSNGEVNLVLAQRAVEEFQPPRVVAFFEEGDGNNAIANTSKIDRAFTSGFSVKTWNQYIRDQQVKLGKSTIGETEKAEKKTFYFQSLIDSGELLPLLIRREDTLMVMRSLDELQTADELIYLLHDPRPQLLKRLSGGMQSSRLVLEELPEVENFKHQLTPESSSESEENS; encoded by the coding sequence ATGGCAGATTCATTTAACCTCACGTTGCAAATTATCATTGCGGTTTTTGCCGGGATTTCCGCGCAAGTGCTAGGCGAATTCCTGAAGGTTCCTGGTATTGTTCTGCTTTTGATTTTTGGGATTACCCTCGGTGTTGACGGCTTTGCGGTATTGCATCCCAGTGAATTTGGGGCTGGTTTAGAGGTCTTAGTTTCCCTCGCCGTTGCGATTATTTTGTTTGAAGGGGGATTAAATCTCCGTCTCAAAGAATTGAGTGAGGTGTCCGGTAGCCTCCGAAATCTCGTGACTTTTGGTACGTTAATTACTTTGGCTGGCGGTGGTATCGCAGCCCACTATCTCGCGGAATTTCCTTGGGCGATCGCCTTCCTATATGCCGCATTGGTAGTCGTTACTGGCCCGACTGTCGTGGGACCATTATTAAAACAAGTTGCCGTTGAAAAGAAAGTTGCCACATTACTTGAAGGCGAAGGTGTACTAATTGATCCGGTGGGAGCCATCCTCGCCGTTGTGGTGCTAGATACCATTTTGAATGTTGACGCTGGACTCCTCGAAATTGCCAGTGGTTTGATGGTGCGTCTCGGGATTGGTACCTTAATCGGTGCTATAGGTGGTTGGTTACTGGGTCAGTTCATTCGATTAACCACTTTTCTATCTGAAGATCTAAAGAATTTATTGGTTTTAGCGAGTACTTGGGGACTTTTTGGTTTTGCCCAGTACATTAGCCGAGAGTCTGGTTTGATGGCTGTCGTGGTTGCAGGGATTGTATTACGCACCCTCTCACTGCCAGAAGAACGTCTCTTACTGCGATTTAAAGGTCAATTAACGATTCTTTGTGTATCGGTTCTATTTATTTTGTTGGCCGCAGATTTATCGTTAGCAAGTATCGTTGCCTTGGGCTGGGGAAGTTTTTTGGCGGTGGCCGCATTAATGTTTGTGGTGCGGCCAATCAGTGTTGCGCTTTGCACTGCAAATAGCGATTTGAACTGGCGCCAAAAGTTTTTCGTTGCATGGGTTGCACCGAGAGGGATTGTCTCTGCTTCTATCGCATCTTTGTTCGCAATTATTTTGACGGAACAAGGATTTAACGGTGGTGCTTCAATTAAAGCATTGGTCTTTCTGACAATTTTGATGACGGTATTTATTCAGGGTTTAACAGCCAAGTGGATGGCGCGACAATTACAAATTACGTCTTCGAGTGCGAAGGGTGCTGTAATTGTTGGTTCCAATCCCTTGAGCCGGGTTGTGGCAAGGATTTTCCAAGACCAAGGGGAATCCGTCGTTATTGTTGATACGGATGCCAAAGCTTGTGAGGAAGCGAAGGCTCAGAAATTAGAGGTGTACCAAAGTAGTGCTCTAAATGCTGAGGTTTTAGAAGAGATTGGGATTAGCTCAATGGGAACGTTTTTATCTCTAACGAGCAATGGCGAAGTGAATTTAGTGCTCGCACAGCGTGCTGTAGAAGAGTTTCAGCCGCCTAGGGTTGTGGCGTTTTTTGAAGAAGGTGACGGAAATAATGCGATCGCCAACACCTCAAAAATCGATCGGGCATTTACTAGTGGTTTTTCCGTTAAAACTTGGAACCAATACATTCGTGATCAGCAAGTGAAATTGGGTAAATCAACAATTGGAGAAACCGAAAAAGCTGAAAAGAAAACATTTTATTTTCAATCACTCATCGATTCAGGCGAATTATTGCCTTTATTGATTAGGCGGGAAGATACTTTGATGGTGATGCGATCGCTGGATGAGTTGCAGACGGCGGATGAGTTGATTTATTTGCTCCATGATCCGCGTCCTCAGCTCCTAAAACGTCTTTCTGGTGGAATGCAATCTTCAAGGTTGGTTTTAGAAGAATTGCCGGAAGTCGAAAATTTTAAACATCAATTGACTCCCGAATCCTCTTCAGAGTCGGAAGAGAACAGCTAA
- a CDS encoding high intensity light-inducible lhc-like protein, translated as MENQDSKFGFSLFAENWNGRLAMLGFVIGILTEVLTGKGILAQLGLM; from the coding sequence ATGGAAAATCAAGACAGCAAATTTGGTTTCAGTCTCTTCGCTGAAAACTGGAATGGCCGCCTCGCAATGCTCGGTTTCGTTATTGGTATTTTGACTGAAGTTTTAACTGGTAAGGGAATTCTTGCTCAGTTGGGCTTAATGTAA
- a CDS encoding M48 family metallopeptidase — translation MTELTIEQRFEKGFERYDAGEAPEVLLPEFLEICRLDPKNAAAWSCVAWLHLLRDKPDLALPAAQRSVKIDHRNPQAHVNLAIALLSTGGKGVRKHIELVQKVMDFSDEVKVDINENIEDGLKRKPDWKELQKVKKWLSE, via the coding sequence ATGACTGAACTCACTATTGAACAGCGTTTTGAAAAAGGCTTTGAACGTTACGATGCAGGGGAAGCTCCTGAAGTTTTATTGCCTGAATTTTTAGAGATTTGTCGTCTCGATCCGAAAAATGCCGCAGCTTGGAGTTGTGTCGCATGGTTGCATCTTTTAAGGGATAAGCCAGATCTTGCGCTCCCTGCAGCCCAACGTAGTGTGAAGATTGATCACCGTAATCCCCAAGCCCATGTCAATTTGGCGATCGCTTTACTTAGCACTGGCGGTAAAGGAGTACGCAAGCATATTGAGCTCGTGCAAAAGGTGATGGACTTTAGCGATGAAGTGAAGGTTGATATTAACGAAAATATTGAAGATGGTCTAAAGCGCAAGCCAGATTGGAAGGAATTACAGAAAGTGAAAAAGTGGCTTTCTGAGTAA
- a CDS encoding transposase has protein sequence MYCDESGMDERDGNYDYGYSPEGERLYDLKSGNRRGRVNMIAAWSQGKLFAPFTVEGSCNHNVFELWLENCLLSEQNLIRS, from the coding sequence ATTTATTGCGATGAGTCGGGAATGGATGAGCGAGATGGAAACTACGATTATGGCTATAGCCCCGAAGGTGAACGGCTCTATGACCTCAAGTCCGGAAATCGTCGCGGCAGAGTCAATATGATTGCGGCATGGAGTCAGGGCAAACTGTTTGCACCCTTTACAGTAGAAGGCTCCTGTAACCATAATGTGTTTGAACTGTGGCTAGAGAATTGTTTACTGTCAGAACAAAACCTCATCAGGTCTTAA
- a CDS encoding photosynthesis system II assembly factor Ycf48, translating into MSLFSKLFKPLRTIILAIAVLSLCMGCVEAPTMVSENPWQEIDLDTDATFANIAFTDDLNHGWLVGTKETLFETTDGGETWEERIINLGEEKESFTGVSFNGEEGWITGRPSILLHTNDGGANWSRIALSNKLPGAPYNITALAPNTAEMVTDLGAIYKTTDGGKHWKALVEGAVGVARTIERSDDGKYVAVSARGNFYSTWSPGDSEWTPHNRNSSRRLQSMGFDGNDHLWLLARGGVVQFSDSTNPDNAEAWGDAITPQYRNSVGLLHIGYRTPDELWAVGGSGSLVVSEDGGETWFRDAEIEDVPTNFYRVVFLNEEKGFILGQQGVILRYDNSTKAA; encoded by the coding sequence ATGTCTTTATTTTCAAAATTATTTAAACCCTTACGAACCATCATTTTGGCGATCGCCGTCTTGTCCCTATGTATGGGTTGCGTCGAAGCACCAACCATGGTTAGTGAAAATCCTTGGCAAGAAATCGACCTTGACACAGATGCCACCTTTGCAAACATCGCCTTTACCGATGACCTCAACCACGGTTGGCTCGTCGGCACAAAAGAAACCCTATTTGAAACAACCGATGGTGGAGAAACATGGGAAGAACGCATTATTAATCTCGGCGAAGAAAAAGAAAGCTTCACTGGCGTAAGTTTTAATGGCGAAGAAGGCTGGATTACAGGTCGTCCATCCATTCTGCTCCACACCAATGACGGTGGTGCAAACTGGTCACGCATCGCCCTTAGCAATAAGCTGCCTGGCGCGCCTTACAACATCACAGCCCTTGCCCCTAATACCGCTGAGATGGTTACAGACCTAGGTGCAATCTACAAAACAACCGATGGCGGCAAACACTGGAAAGCCCTTGTTGAAGGCGCAGTAGGCGTCGCGAGAACCATTGAACGTTCCGACGATGGCAAATACGTTGCAGTATCTGCCCGTGGTAACTTCTACTCCACATGGTCCCCTGGCGATAGCGAATGGACACCCCATAACCGCAACTCTTCACGTCGACTACAGAGTATGGGTTTCGATGGTAATGATCATCTCTGGTTGCTCGCTCGTGGTGGTGTTGTTCAATTTAGCGATAGCACTAACCCTGACAATGCAGAAGCTTGGGGCGATGCAATAACCCCTCAATACCGTAATAGCGTTGGCTTATTACACATTGGTTACCGCACTCCTGATGAACTTTGGGCTGTCGGCGGTAGTGGTAGCTTAGTTGTCAGTGAAGATGGTGGAGAAACTTGGTTTCGCGATGCTGAGATCGAAGATGTCCCCACAAATTTCTATCGTGTCGTCTTTTTGAATGAAGAAAAAGGCTTCATCCTTGGTCAACAAGGGGTGATTTTACGGTACGATAATTCCACTAAAGCGGCTTGA